In Malus sylvestris chromosome 15, drMalSylv7.2, whole genome shotgun sequence, a single genomic region encodes these proteins:
- the LOC126603759 gene encoding putative U-box domain-containing protein 50 has protein sequence MDTQAEKVYVAVGNDIEDGFKTLEWTLKKWNSKPISIVILHVTHNISQEFVYTPFGKLPASSVSDEKLKVFIKYEQEKIDELLSKYISFCGQVKAELLRVEKCEQPIHTVVTELILRHKITKLVIGFPFLKSSSWRMKSAVSGSFYVHNHKPDFCELFVICGGRRVFLRGENSKGVIEDDQGVTVAKIREKSSFKAWLAKMFNENPAYSLDTISHPSLGFSTNPYSSSSQNQRGNCVHELENYFQHLLSLKMDEGVHNNPMELATPEHADSDMIAAEDIESRKKTLKEAQEMIKLKRKEAKANLERSTKAQRAISLCNRRAEQLEAKINEEATKREELKKALDSEKEQLHEVILDTEESKNRLSSLLELQFELSNKLQISTFAKSNSEAQLEKAVSTRAEMVREIEELRQQRDVLHRRIEFCKEKDAIGMVARLSDTSCGFKEYTAEEIRLATNDFSERLRIKPGGDWTSIYRGRINHATVAIKMLNSGNELSKQDFQAKVTVLGHIRHPNLITMIGFCTELRCIVFAYMHNGSLRDIFLRDILFSSHLSSKTRKRTIGWHDRIRIASEICSGLGFLHMAKPKPIVHGRLSLSNILLDRNLVTKISGYGLLLSHDEQSVRSDIRAFGVLMMHLLTGRNWSGLGQAMNMDQAAVIRDLDDLAGQWPLDLAEKLAGLALTCLTSNRRPSRDLNLATLTEELHELKKRADDLVASERVKEEDVKAKDTPDVPSFFLCPIFQEVMKNPHAAADGFSYELDAIEEWLRMGHDTSPMTNLRLKHTFLTPNHTLRSLIQDWHNKRLLPPP, from the exons ATGGATACTCAAGCAGAGAAGGTGTATGTTGCCGTAGGGAATGATATAGAAGATGGATTTAAGACCTTGGAGTGGACCCTAAAGAAGTGGAATTCCAAGCCAATTTCCATTGTCATTCTCCATGTAACTCACAACATTTCTCAGGAGTTTGTGTACACCCCAT TTGGGAAGCTCCCTGCAAGTTCTGTGAGTGATGAGAAATTGAAAGTTTTTATTAAGTATGAGCAGGAAAAGATTGACGAGTTACTGTCCAAGTACATATCATTCTGTGGCCAG GTGAAGGCTGAATTGCTGAGAGTAGAAAAATGTGAGCAACCAATTCATACAGTCGTCACAGAGTTGATCCTTAGACACAAAATAACCAAACTGGTTATTGGATTTCCATTCCTGAAGAGTTCATCTTG GAGAATGAAGAGTGCGGTAAGTGGATCATTTTATGTTCATAATCACAAGCCCGATTTCTGCGAATTATTCGTAATTTGTGGGGGAAGACGGGTTTTCCTCAGAGGGGAGAACAGTAAAGGAGTCATAGAGGATGATCAAGGTGTGACGGTTGCAAAAATCAGAGAAAAATCCAGTTTCAAAGCttggctagcaaaaatgttCAATGAAAATCCAGCATATTCCCTTGATACAATTTCTCATCCCTCTCTCGGATTTTCAACAAATCCCTACTCCTCAAGCTCACAGAACCAACGGGGAAATTGTGTCCACGAACTTGAAAACTATTTCCAGCATTTGTTGTCTTTGAAAATGGATGAAGGAGTGCACAACAATCCAATGGAGTTGGCTACGCCCGAACATGCGGACTCTGATATG ATTGCTGCAGAAGATATAGAGTCTAGGAAGAAAACTTTAAAGGAAGCTCAAGAGATGATCAAGTTGAAAAGAAAGGAAGCCAAGGCCAATCTTGAAAGAAGCACTAAAGCACAACGGGCAATTTCTTTATGCAATCGTCGG GCTGAACAACTTGAAGCAAAGATAAATGAAGAGGCGACGAAGCGAGAAGAGTTGAAGAAAGCATTAGACTCCGAAAAGGAACAACTTCATGAAGTTATATTGGATACTGAAGAAAGCAAGAATAGGCTAAGTTCACTATTGGAGCTCCAGTTTGAACTCTCAAACAAACTTCAAATATCTACATTTGCAAAATCAAACAGTGAGGCCCAACTAGAAAAGGCGGTAAGTACCCGAGCGGAGATGGTTAGAGAGATTGAGGAACTGCGGCAGCAGAGAGATGTTCTTCATCGTAGAATCGAgttttgcaaagaaaaggaTGCAATTGGAATGGTCGCAAGGCTTAGCGACACGAGCTGTGGTTTCAAGGAGTACACAGCCGAGGAGATCAGATTGGCAACAAATGATTTTTCAGAGCGTTTGAGAATTAAACCAGGAGGAGATTGGACTAGTATATATAGAGGGCGCATCAACCATGCCACAGTTGCAATCAAAATGCTCAACTCTGGTAATGAACTCTCTAAGCAAGATTTTCAAGCCAAG GTGACAGTCCTTGGCCACATTCGGCATCCAAACTTGATCACAATGATTGGGTTCTGCACTGAGCTAAGGTGCATTGTGTTCGCATACATGCACAATGGTAGCTTGAGAGATATATTCTTGAGGGACATATTGTTCTCCTCCCACCTAAGCTCGAAGACAAGAAAAAGAACCATAGGATGGCACGACCGCATACGTATTGCATCCGAAATCTGTTCGGGCTTGGGCTTTCTGCACATGGCAAAGCCAAAACCGATTGTTCACGGACGGCTTTCCTTGTCCAACATCCTTTTGGACCGCAATCTCGTAACAAAAATCAGCGGTTATGGCCTATTACTTAGCCATGATGAACAAAGTGTTCGATCCGACATTCGTGCTTTCGGAGTTTTGATGATGCATCTTTTAACTGGAAGGAACTGGTCGGGGCTAGGTCAGGCAATGAACATGGACCAAGCAGCTGTTATCCGAGATTTAGATGACTTGGCTGGACAGTGGCCATTGGATCTAGCAGAGAAACTAGCAGGTTTAGCATTGACGTGCTTGACAAGTAACCGCAGGCCTAGTCGAGATTTGAACCTGGCAACATTGACGGAAGAGCTTCATGAGTTGAAGAAAAGAGCTGATGATTTAGTGGCAAGTGAGCGGGTGAAGGAAGAAGATGTAAAAGCGAAAGACACGCCTGATGTACCTAGTTTTTTCCTGTGCCCCATTTTTCAG GAAGTGATGAAGAATCCACATGCGGCAGCGGATGGGTTTTCATATGAACTCGACGCCATAGAGGAATGGCTAAGAATGGGGCATGATACATCGCCCATGACAAACTTAAGGCTCAAGCACACATTTCTTACCCCTAATCACACCCTCCGTTCCCTCATCCAGGACTGGCATAATAAGAGATTACTTCCACCCCCATAA
- the LOC126603760 gene encoding nucleobase-ascorbate transporter 11 isoform X2, producing MDPGSGSESLAKAERGRGPRGGAAIGSVEPKISAFVPRRDHSPRELKSWAKRTGFVSTFSGETAASGSERNDSAGFGLGRGVDRRRGGGSSPKIEIDPVLGRTKPSKGVEIEPDAGAGHGGVRSEGDEAVRAEGKRRIGNVPVLGASDGGNANRNGDGNGGGNGSGNVHGVTAVASAVEPKIIDGRDERDVEMNLYADGEEPLDGGWQRPSSMKLGLRENPGIVPLLYYGLQHYLSLAGSLIFIPLIMVPAMGGTDKFRHIMRELQGAVIVGSIFQSLLGFSGLMSFLLRLINPIVVAPTVAAVGLAFFSYGFPQAGSCVEISVPLILLVLTFTLYLRGVSIFGNRFFQIYAVPLSVMIIWTYAFFLTAGGAYDYKGCSADVPSSNILIDACRKHAYTMRHCRTDVSNALRTAAWVRIPYPLQWGIPIFHFRTSIILIFVSLVASVDSVGTYHTTSVRINLKPPTPGIVSRGIALEGFCSILAGVWGSGTGSTTLTENMHTVDITKVASRRAVELGAVLLIFFSFIGKVGAILASIPLSLAASVLCFTWALVVALGLSTLQYSRAASFRNIMIVGVSLFLGFSIPAYFQQYQPETSLILPSYFVPYAAASNGPVHTNIKQLDFAMNGLMSLNMVVTFLVAFVLENTVPGSRQERGVYLWSRPEDISTDPSSLEDYSLPRKLPDIFARRNV from the exons ATGGATCCTGGGTCGGGCTCCGAATCACTGGCCAAGGCCGAGAGGGGGAGGGGTCCGAGGGGTGGAGCTGCAATCGGCTCTGTTGAACCCAAGATCTCGGCTTTTGTGCCGAGGAGGGATCACAGTCCGAGAGAGCTGAAATCCTGGGCCAAAAGAACCGGATTCGTCTCTACTTTCTCAGGGGAGACGGCTGCTAGTGGCAGTGAGAGGAATGATAGTGCTGGGTTCGGTTTGGGCAGGGGTGTTGATAGGAGGCGGGGCGGCGGGTCCTCTCCGAAAATCGAGATCGACCCGGTTCTGGGTCGCACTAAACCGAGTAAAGGGGTTGAGATTGAGCCGGATGCCGGGGCTGGACATGGAGGGGTGAGGAGTGAGGGTGATGAAGCAGTGAGGGCTGAGGGTAAGAGGAGGATTGGGAATGTGCCTGTTTTGGGCGCTTCAGATGGTGGGAATGCAAATAGGAATGGGGATGGGAATGGGGGTGGGAATGGGAGTGGGAATGTGCATGGAGTCACAGCAGTTGCTTCGGCGGTGGAGCCGAAGATAATTGATGGGAGAGATGAAAGAGATGTGGAAATGAATTTGTATGCAGATGGGGAAGAACCTCTTGATGGAGGGTGGCAGAGACCGTCTTCAATGAAGCTTGGCTTGAGAGAAAATCCGGGGATTG TCCCACTATTGTATTATGGTCTGCAGCACTATTTATCACTGGCTGGCTCACTTATATTCATCCCCCTGATCATGGTACCGGCCATGGGTGGAACAGAT AAATTTAGGCATATAATGAGAGAACTGCAAGGAGCTGTCATTGTTGGTTCGATATTTCAAAGCCTCCTGGGATTTAGTGGTTTAATGTCCTTTCTGCTGAG ATTGATAAATCCCATTGTCGTTGCACCAACAGTTGCCGCAGTAGGTTTAGCGTTTTTTAGCTATGGCTTTCCTCAAGCTGGTAGTTGTGTGGAAATCAGTGTTCCACTGATACTTTTGGTTCTCACATTCACCCTG TACCTTCGAGGGGTATCCATCTTTGGGAATCGCTTTTTTCAGATTTATGCG GTTCCATTGAGTGTTATGATCATCTGGACTTATGCATTCTTTTTGACAGCCGGTGGAGCATATGATTACAAGGGCTGCAGTGCTGATGTACCTAGTTCAAATATCTTAATAGATGCTTGCAGaaagcatgcatatacaatgaGACATTGCAGGACCGATGTTTCGAATGCATTGAGAACTGCTGCATGGGTTCGGATTCCCTACCCTTTACAGTGGGGTATTCCTATCTTCCATTTCAGGACTTCTATTATCCTGATCTTTGTGTCGCTTGTTGCATCAGTTGATTCG GTTGGAACATACCACACTACATCTGTGCGAATTAATTTGAAGCCTCCAACCCCAGGAATTGTCAGCAGAGGAATTGCACTGGAGGGTTTTTGCAGTATATTAGCTGGAGTTTGGGGTTCAGGTACTGGGTCAACAACATTGACAGAAAATATGCATACGGTTGACATAACAAAGGTAGCAAGTCGCAGGGCCGTGGAACTTGGAGCAGTTCTCCTAATCTTCTTCTCATTTATAG GAAAAGTGGGTGCCATTCTTGCCTCTATACCACTATCCTTGGCTGCTTCCGTACTCTGCTTCACGTGGGCCCTTGTGGTGGCACTGGGTCTCTCAACTTTGCAGTATAGTCGAGCAGCAAGTTTTAGAAACATAATGATTGTTGGTGTTTCCTTATTCCTTGGTTTCTCTATCCCAGCATATTTTCAACAATACCAACCCGAAACCAGCCTCATTCTGCCTAGCTATTTTGTTCCCTATGCTGCAGCATCTAATGGACCTGTCCACACCAACATTAAACAA CTTGATTTTGCTATGAATGGACTTATGTCTTTGAACATGGTGGTGACGTTTCTGGTAGCATTTGTATTGGAAAACACTGTCCCAGGCAGCCGGCAAGAACGAGGGGTTTATTTATGGTCACGTCCAGAAGACATTTCGACGGATCCATCCTCGCTTGAAGATTATTCCTTGCCAAGAAAGCTTCCAGATATTTTTGCCAGGCGAAACGTCTAG
- the LOC126603760 gene encoding nucleobase-ascorbate transporter 11 isoform X1, translating to MDPGSGSESLAKAERGRGPRGGAAIGSVEPKISAFVPRRDHSPRELKSWAKRTGFVSTFSGETAASGSERNDSAGFGLGRGVDRRRGGGSSPKIEIDPVLGRTKPSKGVEIEPDAGAGHGGVRSEGDEAVRAEGKRRIGNVPVLGASDGGNANRNGDGNGGGNGSGNVHGVTAVASAVEPKIIDGRDERDVEMNLYADGEEPLDGGWQRPSSMKLGLRENPGIVPLLYYGLQHYLSLAGSLIFIPLIMVPAMGGTDKDTATVISTVLLVSGITTILHSYFGTRLPLVQGSSFVYLAPALVIINAQEYRNLTEHKFRHIMRELQGAVIVGSIFQSLLGFSGLMSFLLRLINPIVVAPTVAAVGLAFFSYGFPQAGSCVEISVPLILLVLTFTLYLRGVSIFGNRFFQIYAVPLSVMIIWTYAFFLTAGGAYDYKGCSADVPSSNILIDACRKHAYTMRHCRTDVSNALRTAAWVRIPYPLQWGIPIFHFRTSIILIFVSLVASVDSVGTYHTTSVRINLKPPTPGIVSRGIALEGFCSILAGVWGSGTGSTTLTENMHTVDITKVASRRAVELGAVLLIFFSFIGKVGAILASIPLSLAASVLCFTWALVVALGLSTLQYSRAASFRNIMIVGVSLFLGFSIPAYFQQYQPETSLILPSYFVPYAAASNGPVHTNIKQLDFAMNGLMSLNMVVTFLVAFVLENTVPGSRQERGVYLWSRPEDISTDPSSLEDYSLPRKLPDIFARRNV from the exons ATGGATCCTGGGTCGGGCTCCGAATCACTGGCCAAGGCCGAGAGGGGGAGGGGTCCGAGGGGTGGAGCTGCAATCGGCTCTGTTGAACCCAAGATCTCGGCTTTTGTGCCGAGGAGGGATCACAGTCCGAGAGAGCTGAAATCCTGGGCCAAAAGAACCGGATTCGTCTCTACTTTCTCAGGGGAGACGGCTGCTAGTGGCAGTGAGAGGAATGATAGTGCTGGGTTCGGTTTGGGCAGGGGTGTTGATAGGAGGCGGGGCGGCGGGTCCTCTCCGAAAATCGAGATCGACCCGGTTCTGGGTCGCACTAAACCGAGTAAAGGGGTTGAGATTGAGCCGGATGCCGGGGCTGGACATGGAGGGGTGAGGAGTGAGGGTGATGAAGCAGTGAGGGCTGAGGGTAAGAGGAGGATTGGGAATGTGCCTGTTTTGGGCGCTTCAGATGGTGGGAATGCAAATAGGAATGGGGATGGGAATGGGGGTGGGAATGGGAGTGGGAATGTGCATGGAGTCACAGCAGTTGCTTCGGCGGTGGAGCCGAAGATAATTGATGGGAGAGATGAAAGAGATGTGGAAATGAATTTGTATGCAGATGGGGAAGAACCTCTTGATGGAGGGTGGCAGAGACCGTCTTCAATGAAGCTTGGCTTGAGAGAAAATCCGGGGATTG TCCCACTATTGTATTATGGTCTGCAGCACTATTTATCACTGGCTGGCTCACTTATATTCATCCCCCTGATCATGGTACCGGCCATGGGTGGAACAGAT AAGGATACTGCCACGGTTATTTCAACAGTGCTGCTGGTTTCTGGCATTACAACAATACTACACTCTTACTTTGGAACCCGACTTCCGTTAGTTCAAGGAAGTTCATTTGTATACTTGGCACCGGCCTTAGTTATCATTAATGCTCAGGAATATCGAAATCTTACAGAGCAT AAATTTAGGCATATAATGAGAGAACTGCAAGGAGCTGTCATTGTTGGTTCGATATTTCAAAGCCTCCTGGGATTTAGTGGTTTAATGTCCTTTCTGCTGAG ATTGATAAATCCCATTGTCGTTGCACCAACAGTTGCCGCAGTAGGTTTAGCGTTTTTTAGCTATGGCTTTCCTCAAGCTGGTAGTTGTGTGGAAATCAGTGTTCCACTGATACTTTTGGTTCTCACATTCACCCTG TACCTTCGAGGGGTATCCATCTTTGGGAATCGCTTTTTTCAGATTTATGCG GTTCCATTGAGTGTTATGATCATCTGGACTTATGCATTCTTTTTGACAGCCGGTGGAGCATATGATTACAAGGGCTGCAGTGCTGATGTACCTAGTTCAAATATCTTAATAGATGCTTGCAGaaagcatgcatatacaatgaGACATTGCAGGACCGATGTTTCGAATGCATTGAGAACTGCTGCATGGGTTCGGATTCCCTACCCTTTACAGTGGGGTATTCCTATCTTCCATTTCAGGACTTCTATTATCCTGATCTTTGTGTCGCTTGTTGCATCAGTTGATTCG GTTGGAACATACCACACTACATCTGTGCGAATTAATTTGAAGCCTCCAACCCCAGGAATTGTCAGCAGAGGAATTGCACTGGAGGGTTTTTGCAGTATATTAGCTGGAGTTTGGGGTTCAGGTACTGGGTCAACAACATTGACAGAAAATATGCATACGGTTGACATAACAAAGGTAGCAAGTCGCAGGGCCGTGGAACTTGGAGCAGTTCTCCTAATCTTCTTCTCATTTATAG GAAAAGTGGGTGCCATTCTTGCCTCTATACCACTATCCTTGGCTGCTTCCGTACTCTGCTTCACGTGGGCCCTTGTGGTGGCACTGGGTCTCTCAACTTTGCAGTATAGTCGAGCAGCAAGTTTTAGAAACATAATGATTGTTGGTGTTTCCTTATTCCTTGGTTTCTCTATCCCAGCATATTTTCAACAATACCAACCCGAAACCAGCCTCATTCTGCCTAGCTATTTTGTTCCCTATGCTGCAGCATCTAATGGACCTGTCCACACCAACATTAAACAA CTTGATTTTGCTATGAATGGACTTATGTCTTTGAACATGGTGGTGACGTTTCTGGTAGCATTTGTATTGGAAAACACTGTCCCAGGCAGCCGGCAAGAACGAGGGGTTTATTTATGGTCACGTCCAGAAGACATTTCGACGGATCCATCCTCGCTTGAAGATTATTCCTTGCCAAGAAAGCTTCCAGATATTTTTGCCAGGCGAAACGTCTAG